The Streptomyces tubercidicus DNA segment GCACCCGCGGTGCTTGTCATTCTCTGGTGTACTCAATGCCAAACAGCTAAGGTGCGCGGGGATTCCAGAGTCTCACCAAACGGTTTGACGGTCAACACGATCACACCCCGTATCCTCGGGCACCTGAGAGTGCGCGGCCGCGAGGGCGCTGCGCCGACTCCCCAGAAAGGTCCCGCGGGGGCGTAGAGATCATCCGTACAGCGGCAGCCTTGCACGGGTCGGCCGAGTTGGCAACCACCAGGGCTTATCTCCCGTCAGCGGCTGACAAAGAGGTCTGGGCAAGATCGCCCATGACGGCCGTATGGACGGTTCCGGCGGGCCGGATCAGCGGATCTCGAAGCCGTCATAACCGCCGCGGGGTGTGCCCCATATCTCAGTGACTCCGTCGACGCGTCCGGGCGTGTCTCCGGTGCGGAGCCAGTCCAGCAACTGATCGCAGTGCTCCTTCGGGCCCTCGGCGACCACCTGGACGCGGCCGTCACCCAGATTGACGGCAAATCCCGCGAGTTCGCCGATGCGAAGGGCGTTGGCCCGGGTGAACCAGCGGAACCCGACGCCCTGGACCCGACCCCGCACCCACGCGGTCACTCGAACAGCTTCCTTCATGTCTGCACGCTAACTGGTCATTTGCTCAGTGGTCACTTCCGCCTCGTGCGCCATGGCGTACAGTCCCCGGACAGCGAGGCTCACTCTTATGGGTGATTCATCTTGCGCTGAGGACGGAAGGAAGACCGCGGATGGGCCGCCATCGACGCTCTGCTCCCCCTGCCCCCGACGCCCCCGCTGCGGGGCGTGTTGACGCACCGACGGCAGAACGGCCGGGTGCGCCGGCCACGGCGCGGGACCGCGGACATCGCGCGGCGCGCGGCCGCGGGATGACGCCCGTCCGCACCGGACTGCTCGGCGCCTCCGCGGTGGTGGCGATGGGAGCCGTGGCGGTCGCCTCCGGACTCATCCCCGGCCACGGGCAGTTCGACGGGGGTGCGGACGGCGAGCAGGGCGACCGGGTCCGGGCCGGTGCGCTGCCGCAGGTCACCGAGCCGATGGGCGGCGTCTCGGCGTCGCCGAGCGACCGCGCCACGCAGGAAGCGAGCCGTGGCGGCGCCCGCGCCAAGACCCCCGGCAGCGGGCGGCCTTCCCGCACCGCCACCCGCCCGGTGTCCCCCGCCCCGCACC contains these protein-coding regions:
- a CDS encoding acylphosphatase, encoding MKEAVRVTAWVRGRVQGVGFRWFTRANALRIGELAGFAVNLGDGRVQVVAEGPKEHCDQLLDWLRTGDTPGRVDGVTEIWGTPRGGYDGFEIR